In Larimichthys crocea isolate SSNF chromosome VI, L_crocea_2.0, whole genome shotgun sequence, one genomic interval encodes:
- the LOC109137478 gene encoding inter-alpha-trypsin inhibitor heavy chain H3-like, producing MRWVIGGLVDFWTKPVTDINQPLLRAVDMLVKEREDHNVSERSAKHCQNKGLACRIFEGSDAKHQLQGFYEEVSSPLLLEVDLRYPENAVDLLTHNHYSQLLNSSEIVVAGLLTNNDPDNFLVLFV from the exons ATGAGATGGGTTATAGGAGGATTAGTAGActtttggacaaagccag TCACTGATATTAACCAGCCTTTACTGAGGGCAGTGGACATGCtggtgaaagaaagagaagatcaCAATGTTTCAGAGAGAAGTGCCAAACACTG TCAAAACAAAGGACTGGCCTGCAGAATTTTTGAGGGTTCAGATGCAAAACATCAACTTCAG gGTTTCTATGAGGAGGTGTCCAGCCCTCTGCTCTTGGAAGTGGACTTGCGTTATCCTGAAAACGCAGTGGACCTCTTGACCCATAACCACTACAGCCAGTTGCTTAATAGTTCAGAGATTGTGGTGGCCGGTCTGCTGACCAACAACGACCCTGATAACTTCTTGGT GCTTTTTGTCTGA
- the LOC113745871 gene encoding inter-alpha-trypsin inhibitor heavy chain H3-like: protein MEIEGQVYVGEVKEKEKAKKEYEKAVSSGHTAGLVKASGKNIEEFSVSVNIAAKSSVTFILTYEELLQRKLGQYKILTRVAVTNSKAHISFSPILEQQRKCPGCEDTMINGDFIIKYDVKREESLGEIQMNSFRW from the exons AT GGAAATTGAAGGTCAGGTGTATGTTGGTgaggtgaaggagaaagagaaagcaaagaaagagtATGAGAAGGCTGTTTCCTCTGGACACACTGCTGGACTGGTCAA GGCTTCTGGAAAAAACATAGAGGAGTTTTCAGTGTCTGTGAATATTGCAGCCAAAAGTAGCGTGACTTTTATTCTGACTTATGAGGAGCTCCTTCAGAGGAAACTGGGCCAATATAAGATTCTAACGCGAGTTGCCGTCACAAACtcaaag gCTCACATCTCTTTCTCACCAATActggagcagcagaggaaatgtCCAGGATGTGAAGACACCATGATTAATGGGGATTTCATTATCAAATACGACGTGAAGCGAGAAGAGAGCCTTGGGGAAATTCAGATGAATTCCTTCAGATGGTGA